DNA sequence from the Anaerohalosphaeraceae bacterium genome:
CTTCAACCGGCTGTTTGTCAACATGGTGGCGGCGGGCGAGGTGGGCGGCGTGCTGGATGTGATTCTGGCTCGTGTAGCCGATTTTATGGAAAAATCCGAGCGGCTCAAATCGAAAATCAAGGGCGCCATGGTCTATCCGGTGGTGGTGATGACCGTGGCGTTTTTGATTGTGCTGGGGCTGATGATTTTCATCATTCCGACCTTTTCCACGGTGCTGACGGACATGAGCGACGGCAAGGAGAAGCTTCCGGCTTTGACGCAGGGGCTGCTGAATCTGAGCCAGTGGCTTTTGGGCAACAAGGGGCTGAATGCCGGACTGGTGGCGATTTCCCCGTTTTTCGTGATTATGTTTTTTAAGTTTCTGCGGAAATTTCGATATGGCCGCTATGCTCTCGACTGGCTCAAACTCCATCTGCCGGTGATTCGCCGTCTGGTTTACCTGACGACGGTCGCCCGCTGGACGCGAACGCTGGCGACGCTGATCGGGGCCGGTGTGCCGATTCTGGAGGCCATCAACATCACGCGGGAAACGGCGGACAACGAAGTCTATTCGGCGATGCTCGGAAAGGTGCATCAGGCGATTCGGCAGGGCGATACGTTCGCCAATCCGCTGCGGCAGTCCAAGACGGTGGACTCCATTGTGGTGAACATGGTGGATGTCGGAGAGGAAACCGGTGATCTGGACAAGATGCTGATGAAGGTGGCGGACAATTTTGATGAAGAGGCCGATGTGATGGTCGGTGCGATGATGAGTCTGCTGGAGCCGATTATGATTGTGTCGCTGGGCCTGATTGTCGGCACCATCGTTGTGGCGATGTTCCTGCCGATGGTGAAGGTCATTCAGGTGCTGATGTAATTTCAAACGCATTTATCAATACAAATCAGAAAGGAACAATTCATGAACAGACAAAGACGGGGAAAAGGCGGATTTACGATTGTGGAACTGCTGACGGTAATGGGGGTGATTGCCCTGCTGATCGGGCTGCTGGTGCCGGCATTGAATATGGTCAAGGACTATTCCCGCGAGATTCAGCAGAAGGCCCAGTTTCACAGCATAGATGTCGGCCTGGAGATGTTCAAAAACGACTTCGGCGTCTATCCGGAATCCGATGAAAATTCGTATCGAGTCCCGGTACATCCGATTGACCCGACCATTTACGGCGGTGCGGCAAAACTTGCGGAGGCGATGGTCGGACAGGATTTGCTCGGGTTTCATCCGAAGTCGGGCTTCACGGCCAGCGGTATGAATGATTTGGACGGGGTGGGAGTCGGAGCAGGGGCTGTGCAGATTTATGACCCCATCAACGGGATCAATGTGCCCGGCGTCTATGTGGAAACCGGTTCTCAGAATATCGATGTTCGCAAAAAATATATCGATCTGGAACATGCGAACGCCTATCGAATCGATGACATTTATGTCAACTGGGGTGCTTTCAACCGGTTCAATTTCCTGCTGTGTGATGTGTATGCCAAGAAAAGACAGTCCGGCAAGAAGACGGGCATGCCGATTCTGTATTACCGGGCTCGCACGGCCTACAAGTTTCAGGATTATACGCGCAACGAATTTGGAGGCAGCGACCAGAATCCTGCGCAGAATGATGATATTTACAACTACTGGGACAATGAGCGGCTGCTGGCGCTTGGGGACC
Encoded proteins:
- a CDS encoding type II secretion system F family protein, producing MPIFQYTALDAKGNEVKAEIEALSSKEAISKIRSKGLFPTKVRAQGAAKKAKAETAAAPRRRRSGGKVKTKQITQFARQLSTLQDAGLAILRSLRILEEQQKSGTLKRVIGYVADDIESGSTLSEAMAKHPKTFNRLFVNMVAAGEVGGVLDVILARVADFMEKSERLKSKIKGAMVYPVVVMTVAFLIVLGLMIFIIPTFSTVLTDMSDGKEKLPALTQGLLNLSQWLLGNKGLNAGLVAISPFFVIMFFKFLRKFRYGRYALDWLKLHLPVIRRLVYLTTVARWTRTLATLIGAGVPILEAINITRETADNEVYSAMLGKVHQAIRQGDTFANPLRQSKTVDSIVVNMVDVGEETGDLDKMLMKVADNFDEEADVMVGAMMSLLEPIMIVSLGLIVGTIVVAMFLPMVKVIQVLM
- a CDS encoding type II secretion system protein, coding for MNRQRRGKGGFTIVELLTVMGVIALLIGLLVPALNMVKDYSREIQQKAQFHSIDVGLEMFKNDFGVYPESDENSYRVPVHPIDPTIYGGAAKLAEAMVGQDLLGFHPKSGFTASGMNDLDGVGVGAGAVQIYDPINGINVPGVYVETGSQNIDVRKKYIDLEHANAYRIDDIYVNWGAFNRFNFLLCDVYAKKRQSGKKTGMPILYYRARTAYKFQDYTRNEFGGSDQNPAQNDDIYNYWDNERLLALGDPEQGTAVLHPLRTGTTLTDLQRFEEMILNKQVQTATRTTSFPDGIKRPYRAESYILISAGKDGLYGTADDVLNIEKGKE